The Solanum dulcamara chromosome 2, daSolDulc1.2, whole genome shotgun sequence region ATTTATATTCACGGCTAGCATGACTATGTAACAACCACTTCCCCCTAAGTAGGTAAAAATGAGAATAGTAGGTATATTACATGAATgacattaaattaaaatagaaggaCAAAAGAGTAAAATGGAAAAAGAATAGAGTGTGAAGTCTTTGATCTTATcttgataaaaatatatgtaacgTCAATGCCAGCATACATTATAAGTAAAGTTTACTACATTATAATAAGAATCACTCTTTCGAATATTCACAACTCtctaaaaaagaagaaaacctaACCCATCAAAGATTCGTTTCATATGCGACGCCCCGACCTCGACCCTTCCCACCACGCACCGCCCATccaaaacaaaaataatcaatttataatctttttatctttttttaattatttaaaattcgAATTTTACtgatttaattaatttgaattacgATAACTAAATCAAAAATCAAGGAAAACATTCTCTATCTAAAAGTTGTTCATATTTTGGGATGTGAAATGGACATTTTTGATTAAGAATGGAGGAATAAATAATTTCAACACAATATTTAGTGTTACATTACCACTAAAAAATAGGAATTATCGATAAATGAATTCGGTAGATAAACATCTTAATTTGTTTCTAATACTATTTAGAAAAGAAGTAGcgataaattatttaaaaaattgttaGTTACGACTTATGAGCTATTTAATAATGAATTAACGATACAGTTCTTAGCTAATTTCAGTCTTTTATAGTGCATATTTCTTATATGATATTCGATATTCAGAATTTATTAGTTTGATTAAAGTCAAATTCATGAGTGAGGATCtctaaagtaaaaaaaaaaaaactccttaTTGTAAGTTTCTCTATTCTCAAAGTTCGAATTCAAAACCTTGATTAAGGTTGAATGACTTTTATCAGTTCCATCACACTCTCTTGTAATTTAGTAATACTAGTCAAATTAATTCAGATTCATCCTGTGCAAGAGACTCATAAagggaaaaaatgattttcagaGGCCGAACTCGAAACCATTAGTAAGAGTGAAATGGCTTGATGGTGTAGGTGTTACTatatgtctttttttttttgaattttttcattTGGCGTCCGTTACTCATATTAGAGCCCGATTAAATTCAGATTTTCCCTGAAAAGTTCTACTTAGTGGGTAAAGCACTAAGATGACTCCATATTAACGGagattcaaattcaaaatttttaattaagaataaataaatatttattattcgaTTCTTATCGGTGGTGTTGCTGCATGTTATGCGTGTATATATACCTCAAACCATCATAAAGacttttatatctttttttatttcttatataCCAAGTTTATTCCCTTTTATGATTCTTCCTAGATCCCTTTATTCTTTAAATTACCATTCCGGATCTTTCTATGCTTATAACAAAACAAATCAACTCTCTCATTTAAATGTTCTTCTTGGTCCTCTCATTTCTCTCATTATAGCCTtccataataaataaattaacaaaaaaaattgcataCTTTCGCCTTAGGTCAACCAAATCATCACCACAAAAGCTGGAAAACTTCAAAGAaagttttcttttcctttccatAGAAGATGATGATCAACAACAACAGTTTCACAGAGAAAATGGAGAGATGTCAACAATATATTGATGctcttgaagaagaaagaacaaAGATTCAAGTTTTCTCTAGAGAACTTCCACTTTGTCTTGAACTTGTCACTCAAGGTAATTAAATTTTctcactattatttttttttcttcaagattTTTATACTAATTCATACAATATAACAAAACCCCATTTCTTCatttatttgtaattttttttcttttaagatTCATACTAttcaaacaaaataataaaaccccatttcttcaatttcttcattttagtGAATTTTTCTTCAAGATTCTATACTATTCatacaaaataataaaaccccatttctttaatttcttcatttttgtgttttttctttcttgttttatgTGGTAAAGATACCAATGAGTGTTCTAAAGACTCTACCTTTCAAGATTCTATACTATTTAACTAAATAACAGAACTCCATTTCttaattttcttcattttttgtgattttattCTATGCTATTCAAAACACAATATTTTTCTCCCCTTCCCACCCCACCCACCTAGGAGAATCAAGTATTTTCACTTATTCTCCATCACTCGAATGGTAAAAGTGCTCAACCACTCGAACAagcctttatttttttaatttctttattttttaattttattttatgcttTTCAAACAAAATTACAAAATCCCATTTCTTAAATTTGTtcatttttgtgattttttttttcatgagcAGCTATTGAAACATACAAGCAACAATTATCTGGGACAACAACAGAGTACAACCTTAATGCACAATCTACTGAATGTTCTGAGGATGAACATACATCTAGTGATGTTCCTGTTTTGGAAGAATTTATTCCATTAAAAAGAACGTTTTCTCATGAAgatcaagatgaagatgaagaaaatgaatctcataaatcaaaatcttttattaataacaataataataatactagtaATTCTACTAGTTCAAAggacaccaaaaataaaaaatctgatTGGCTTAGATCTGTTCAGCTCTGGAATCAAACTTCAGATCCCATTCCAAAAGAggtaattaattttgaaaaaaaataaagttttttattttattttttattttttgtttatctaagttttttttttgtgggttTAATATAGGAATTAACACCTAAAAAGGTGTTGGTTGTAGAAGTGAAGAAAAATGGAAGTGGAGGAGCATTTCATCCTttcaagaaagagaaaaatgttgTCGCCGCCGCGGAAGAAACACCGGTAATTAACGGTGTTACTCCAGCGGCGACAACTAGTTCCACGGCGGAAAATGGCGGCGGAACTAAGAAAGAAGATAAAGATGGacaaagaaaacaaagacgGTGTTGGTCACCAGAGTTACATAGAAGATTCTTACATTCCTTGCAACAACTTGGTGGCTCtcatggtataatttttttaaaattaatttgtttttaattttacgaaaaataagtttatttttgcgttactagaaaaaataaataagaataagctATAAAATTTGTTACTAGAATTTGATCgtgttaataatatatattttttgacaaCTCGTACTAATTTGTTGTTAAATAAAATTACAATGATTTTTACTATTTAGCGATAAAAGTTATTTATGCTACTTTCtattattagtttttcataatgATGGATAAGCAACAAACTTTACTACTATTTATccatttgtttttaatttttattgtttATGGATAGAAGTTATCAATGGCTAATTCTTGTATTTTTGTACAGAAGTTATTTATCGttaatttttgttgatttttttttttgcagttGCTACTCCAAAACAAATTAGGGAGTTAATGAAGGTGGATGGACTCACTAATGATGAAGTTAAAAGTCATTTACAGGTATATTTACATGATCAATGACTATTCTAGACTGtctgtataattttatttttttcccaacACACTAAAAAGGAATATCATATATATTTGCTTTGGCAAATGTGAAACATTATCAAAATTGGGAAATTGGACATATTATATGTTTTGTTTGGTAGTGCAAATTTGATTAGGGGTTCATCAATAAGGTTCTAGTACGAACTTGCTTTGGATTATTTTGGATAGACTCAACAATTTTGGataacttttatatatttttctttctttaatatCATACGCAATTAAATACTCTGAATCGATGTTTATCTGAAATAATATCTTTACAATCTCAAGATTTAAGATATGAGCAAGATTtgtaaaattatattgaatattttattattatgtaagtaaatgacaatatatatttttttcttcctttaatATCATACGCAACTAAATATTCTGAGTCGATGTTTATCAAAAATAACTTCTTTACATTTTCAAGAGTCAAGATAGGAGTGATACTTGTAAATTATAATGagtttgttattgttgttacgCAACTaaatgactatatatatatatatatattgttatagAAAATCTACAACGTTTGAAGTTTTGGTTTTAGCCAAATTTGGtaaatgcatatatatatatatatatatatatatatatatatatatatatatattttagctGAGCTAAAAATCGAAAGTTACTTTGAGTTTAGTAACAATAATAGGCTTTCTAAAATTTGCTTATACAAATCTACTTTTATATGGATACCAAATCAAGCaacatatatatgatgatgtactAGGTTAGTTTTCCAAGATGGATATACAAATTTCCAAGTTACTTACCActaattagaaattaaaatctaactcataaaattttaaaatgttataTAGCATGACttgataatataatttttttttattacatgaatatatatacatgaatgACTTAAATATCGTCTCTTGATTTTTTTCCACAGAAATATAGATTACACACGAGAAGACCTAGTCCTTCATCAATTCACAACAATCACCTCCACCAATCACCACCACAATTCATGGTCGTCGGAGGAATATGGGTCCCACCACCGGAATACGCTGCCGCCATAGCCGCTGCAGCACCAGCGGCCTCGGGCGAAGCGTCGGGAGTTgccaactcaaatggaatcTATGCCCCTATTGCCACCCATCCAAAGGGTCCACTCCATGATCATGCATCTGGAGGAACCCTAAAACAATTAAGGCAACACAACAAGAAGTCGTCGCGCTCAGGGCAACACAACAAGAAGTCGTCGCGCTCTGAGCGCGACGACAGCTACTGTCACAGTGATGGTGGCGACGTGCATTCGAATTCTCCGGCGACGTCCTCTTCTACACATACCACTACTGCTTCACCAGCTTACTAAAAAaagtttagaattttttttgtaatatattttatttttcatcttttccACGATAAAAGTAGAAAGTCATATAGAGTTAATTTTTCGGTTTTctagaagtaaaaaaaataacttatcgTATTTATTTGTGTCTTtagtttatattttaaaaaatatatatcttttGTGATATCTTTTGAGGATCTTTCAGACGCATTTTGACAATGACAGTAATGAAGATTGAATAATTGGTGGTTCCCattgttttgaatttttgaaatgacacgtggatttttattttattttttggcatAGCGtttaattcttcttttctttatagGAATATTATTTTCCCTCGTATTTAGCCTAGCTACATAAATCCTAGCTTAATTTTAGcctcttttttttattgaagCATGGGAAATATTAGGGAGTTAATGAAGGTGGATGGACTCACTAATGATGAAGTTAAAAGTCATTTACAGGTATATTTACATGATCAATGACTATTCTAGACTGtctgtataattttatttttttcccaacACACTAAAAAGGAATATCATATATATTTGCTTTGGCAAATGTGAAACATTATCAAAATTGGGAAATTGGACATATTATATGTTTTGTTTGGTAGTGCAAATTTGATTAGGGGTTCATCAATAAGGTTCTAGTACGAACTTGCTTTGGATTATTTTGGATAGACTCAACAATTTTGGataacttttatatatttttctttctttaatatCATACGCAATTAAATACTCTGAATCGATGTTTATCTGAAATAATATCTTTACAATCTCAAGATTTAAGATATGAGCAAGATTtgtaaaattatattgaatattttattattatgtaagtaaatgacaatatatatttttttcttcctttaatATCATACGCAACTAAATATTCTGAGTCGATGTTTATCAAAAATAACTTCTTTACATTTTCAAGAGTCAAGATAGGAGTGATACTTGTAAATTATAATGagtttgttattgttgttacgCAACTaaatgactatatatatatatatatattgttatagAAAATCTACAACGTTTGAAGTTTTGGTTTTAGCCAAATTTGGtaaatgcatatatatatatatatatatatatatatatatatatatatatattttagctGAGCTAAAAATCGAAAGTTACTTTGAGTTTAGTAACAATAATAGGCTTTCTAAAATTTGCTTATACAAATCTACTTTTATATGGATACCAAATCAAGCaacatatatatgatgatgtactAGGTTAGTTTTCCAAGATGGATATACAAATTTCCAAGTTACTTACCActaattagaaattaaaatctaactcataaaattttaaaatgttataT contains the following coding sequences:
- the LOC129879990 gene encoding transcription factor HHO3, whose translation is MMINNNSFTEKMERCQQYIDALEEERTKIQVFSRELPLCLELVTQAIETYKQQLSGTTTEYNLNAQSTECSEDEHTSSDVPVLEEFIPLKRTFSHEDQDEDEENESHKSKSFINNNNNNTSNSTSSKDTKNKKSDWLRSVQLWNQTSDPIPKEELTPKKVLVVEVKKNGSGGAFHPFKKEKNVVAAAEETPVINGVTPAATTSSTAENGGGTKKEDKDGQRKQRRCWSPELHRRFLHSLQQLGGSHVATPKQIRELMKVDGLTNDEVKSHLQKYRLHTRRPSPSSIHNNHLHQSPPQFMVVGGIWVPPPEYAAAIAAAAPAASGEASGVANSNGIYAPIATHPKGPLHDHASGGTLKQLRQHNKKSSRSGQHNKKSSRSERDDSYCHSDGGDVHSNSPATSSSTHTTTASPAY